Below is a window of Vulpes vulpes isolate BD-2025 chromosome 5, VulVul3, whole genome shotgun sequence DNA.
GAACACTCTCTCCTCCGACCCCCATGAGTGCTTGGTATTCTCCTCTTTCGTGACTTCTAAGCTTCTCACACTTCAAATATTTGTGTATCAGCAGTAtctccccactcctgccccccaACCACGGCCTGAAAGCTCCACAGGAGGAACCATAAAGGATGAATGAGGTAGTGTTAGTGAAGAGTTCCCATGTGATGGTCATGATAGCAGGCACATTACATATTTTATCCCATTTATTTTTACCTATGACTGacagattattattattgttttataaatagaaaaactgaGAACCAAAGATGAGGAACAACTTGTTCAAATCCACATTTCTGCGATCCAAAACAATAACTGGAAGCCTGGTCTGTAGACCttaaaattctattattattattattattattattattattattattattttaaattccactaTTAGTTTTTGCACCACAGTGGGAAATTTAGATCAGGAGCCACCAGTCACCCTGTCTACTTCCTACTCTGAGTACCCCTATATTCTCAGGACTACCCCAAATCTGAAATGAGAGAGTGGAggtgtgttttgttcttttcaggtCACAAGcagattaaaataaatgcatcGCAGGTTAGGAAAATGAATTCCTATAAAGTGCCTCTTGTCTTGAGGAAGGCTTTGGGACGGAGGAAGCATCAGTGCTTGGCAGAAGGGCAGAGCCTGCATGGAGACAGGCGTGAGATCAGAGTGCCCTCGGGCTGAAGCAAGCACTTCTCCGTCCTTTCTCAGCCGAAAGCACAGAGAATGGCCATGCTGAGTGGTCCTTATGGAGAATGTTGCTGGACAAAACAGGAGGCTATGAGATTATAAGAAAAGACAAGCAAGTTCAGCACAAATTGTCTCATAAAAGGCAAGAGAGTGTCTATTTTGCTGCCCTGGGTGAGACCCTTTTCACTGGGAAGACTGCACCATTGTTCATCATTCACACATTTGTTCAGTTGACTCTCACATGTTCGTTGACCCTCTGCTAGGTGCCAACCACTGCCATAGGCTCGAGGGCTACGTGAAGGTAGAAAAAACATTACTCTTACTCCTGAGATATGTACAGAACACTTGAAAGATTCCTGGAATGACAAATAATCAGCTGTGCCCAAGAAGTTCAGCCTATAAATATCCCttgtatagtaaaaaaaaaaaaaaaaaaaaaaattgaatttgattttagtcctggaaaaaaaaatagtgaatttcTCTGTGACTCCCCAGGAATCCATAATTCTTTAGGCTTCAACAAAATTTTAGTGTTGGGAAGACCTTACATATTATCAGTATTTTTACCTGGTAGCTACACTATGCTCATTTTAATGGCTCTTCTTGATTtcatatcttattattttaaccTTTTCACTCATGCAATCAAGTTCTAAAATATGAAGTTTTACCCCATGCATTGAGGAAACTTTACTCAGAAAACGAAGGCAAATCTGGGTCCAAATACAAGGAAAGTAGAGGAGGAGTAGAGGCAGGTGCACAGTTCGACTGGATAAATTTCAACAATCTTCCACACTTACCTTGTCTGAGGCCACCACGACATTCCTTGGTCTCCGCAGCTACCTCCCCTCTGCCAGTTTGTAGGCAAGGATATTGATGTCTTAGGAGGCTCTTGGGGGAATTTGTAGAGTGGAAAACAATCCTTTCCGGGGACTTTCTCTTTAGATGATGCAGGATCTCAAGAAAAGTGGTGCGTTCTGCTCTCCTCTCTGAGGGTTAAATTAAGGGAAAAGTGTCACACAGTAATTAGACATTCCCCAGGGTCAAGTCTCAAAAGCTTCCCTAAGGCCAAATACCCCGTTCTCACAGGGGAGTGTAAACTGGACATTGGGGACAAAGTAGCTGTGGGTGTCATACCAGACCTGTTGGGACCACACTGCTCTGGAAACACTCAGTAAAAGTAAACActactttgctcatttttcactTTCCATTCCTTCTgctgctctaaaaataataatgatgataactCATTTGGAATGTCAACAAAAACAAGGAACTTTAAAGGATGTGTTATACATAAATGTAGTACTTTATAAAGTTATTAGAAGACATGGAACATCTAAATAAATTGGTTGATACGATGTATGAATGAATAGAATGTCTGAGTTGTGGAAACATGCCAATTCTACACAAACCAATCTGTGCCTTCAATGTAACTTCAATCaaaattccagggatccctgggtggcgcagcggtttagcgcctgcctttggcccagggcgcgatcctggagacccgggatcgaatcccacgtcgggctcccggggcatggagcctgcttctccctctgcctgtctctctctctctctctctctctctgtgagtatcataaaaaaaaaaaaaaaaaaaaaaacaaaattccatttgGGTAGGGGGGAGTGGAGTGTGTCAAGGTGAGGGACAAGACTAAGATATTTTGAAGGAGAAGTTTAAAATGGGAAGGTTTGTCCTATTGTATATCAAACGTTATAATAGAGCAGCTTAACAAGCTAACGGAAGCCAGGAGACAGATGGACGCAGTATGGAGCTTTGACATATGgtgagacagagacagcagaATGCTGGGGGAGCATGAGGAAAGTTGGTTCAAGGGGTCAGTGGAGAAAGGGCTGATTGTTAATAAATGGTCCCAGAACCGTTATTTAAGCATATGAGACACATAAAATAGTATTTGTCCTGGCCTCATTACATTCCCACAGTCTACAGctagaacaaaattttaatgagaagtcaactttaatactttaatttttaaaagattttatttttaagtaatctctacacctaacatgaagctcaaactcaaccctgagaccaagactcatatgctctaccgactgagccagccaggcactcccttTTATCCCCccaaagattaaatatttttaaaattgtaatactttaaaataaaatttggaagaatATTTAATCACTTCAAGTGGGGAAAAATCATAAACAATTCAATAGAAATATGagctataaaggaaaaaagatcatTAAATTCAGGTATATTAATATTTCCAATTACCCAATGGTactataaagaaagtaaaaaagacaaactacacATTAGGAGtctgtatttataaattatgtaactGAAAGCAAATATtactcagaatatataaagagctcttacaaattaaaaataaaatgatttttattataggtgaatatatatattatatataaacacgtatgatacatacacacacgtacatatcTGGACTCAGCCTCACTGATaagcaaagaaatgcaaatctaaacaaCAGGGAACTTTTTATACACACAGCCAAACAGGAACCAATGTGACAACTCAAAATGCTAGAAATGATATGCAATATAGAAATTCATGCTTTGTTGATAGAATACAGACCTTGAAAAACAGTGGACTTCCAAGGGCCTGTACCACTCTCCTGATCTACATGGTGTTGGGTTTGGCAAGAGCAGAGCTTTCATAGTGAGTGGGGAATACAATCAGAAggactccttccctccctccctcccctccctccttccttccttccttccttccttccttccttccttccttccttccttcctttcttccttccttccttccttcttctcctttttaaactAAATCTTGAGCCTAAAATTTACCCCCATGTGAGTAaagccagagaaaaaagaaatatacaacacaagttgatttttatccttttgcaAAAAGACATGAAGTGTTAAATATCTAATCATCTGGTAGACATGGATGtagaaaggaaacagaatttgaaaatggatttgagtttaaaaaaaaaacaaacaaaaaaccttgataAGAAATGGATATATAGAGTGGAGCAGAGAGGACTCTATTATTCAATAACtagttttttaaaaggtgatgttatattttattttattttattttattttatttattttattttattttattttatttttttattttatcttatcttattttattttactttcacacAATGGAGTTTTAATTAAACACTTGTACATGCTGTTTGCAATATAAATCACCTTGTTAAGGTGTCCCccattaattataacaaaattattcattcattcatttgttcagcaaaAAGGTGGTATTTTAAAACTGACCCCTGATAAGCATTTGAAGCATGATACatggttaaataaatataaataattggtGAAAGAGTGAATTAACTAATTTTAAGAGTCAGATAGTGACCCAGTGATTGGCTGGTCTGTCGTCACTCTCCTGCTCACCTCCTGCACTCTGGTTCCCTAAAAGCACCCTACCAGCTAAGACACATTGCTTGCACCCCCAGCTCTGGGCTCATGTCATCTCGGACAGAGATGTCACTTCTCCAGTTGTCCTACCTGTctacaaaaccacaatgagatcccacctcacaccagtgagaatggggaaaattaacaaggcaggaaacaacacatgttggagaggatgtggagaaaggggaaccctcttactctgttggtgggaatgtgaactggtgcagccactctggagaactgtgtggaggttcctcaaagagttaaaaatagatctgccctatgacccagcaattccactgctggggatttaccccaaagatacagatgcagtgaaacgccgggacacctgcaccccaatgtttatagcagcaatgtccacaatagccaaactatggaaggagacTCAGTGTCCATCGgcagatgaaaagataaagaagctgtggtctatgtacacaatggaatattcctcagccattagaaacgacaaatacccaccatttgcttcgatgtggatggacctggagggtatgatgctgagtgaaataagtcaatcagagaaggacaaacattatatggtttcattcatttggggaatataaaaaatagtggaagggaataaaggggaaaggagaaaaaaatgagtgggaaatatcagaaagggagacagaacatgagagactcctaactctgggaaatgaactagtggtgttggaaggggaggtgggcagggggtggggtgactgggtgacgggcactgaggggggcacttgacgggatgagcactgggtgttattctgtatgttggcaaattgaacaccaataaaaaataaatttatatttatatttatgaggaatatcccagtgtatacatagaccacagtttctttatccatcatctttcaatggacaccgaggctccttccacagtttggctattgtggacattgctgctagaaacattggggtgcagcagttttaaaagaaaatcacttttGTCTTACATTAATGTGATACAAACTAATCACTCATGGGGCATGAACATTTTGTGTTGAGGAGCACTCACATCTTCAGCTCCACGAGAGACTGCCATAGTGTATTCCCAACTCATTATAGGGGGAGCTTCTTGAACCGCAGGTCTTTCTAAGGGCTAGCTTATATGTGCTCATCAATACATCTTTCCTGTTGAGGAAAGGCTGTCCTCAAACCCCTTCCATTCCAACCCCTCGGGGACACCTGCCGTTGGGACGCCCGAAGCATGCGACACATCATGGATGGgagcctctccttcctgcccctacTGCTAGTGGTTCTGTGACCTCTTGGGTCCCCGTGAGAAGTTCTGCTGAGCCATGCTGGGCAGCTGCTGGCGGACTCCTCAGCGATGCACTTCAGAGCTGCTGTGTGCCACTGAACCGCTGCTTCATAGCAAAGAGGAGAAACCCTTCTGCCTTGAACCACATTTTGTTAGCTTGGCCCTTCTTGTTCCTCATCCTTCCTCTGTCTCAGCAGATACTTTTATATGTAAACAATTCTCTCACCcctttaacaaaaaagaaaaccaagcgTCTCTTTCCATTTGATGTCTAGCCTGACTCACAGACCCAGCTTCCCAAAGGTGTGCCAACATCACGAAAGGGGAGCATGGCGACAAGTGTTCCCCTAATTAACCAAATGGGACGTGGAGTTGCTGTCCCTGTGACAGGGGAGAGCCTTTCTGAAGAAAGCCTTTCTCCCCCTGGAGGCTTCCTGAGACACCTAGAGTTGTGGCTGCAGTTATAACAGTCCTGTTTGTTGGGCCACAGAACAATGGAGACCAAGACATTTGGCAAACGGAAGTGTCTCCCTAAGTTCTGAAAGAGGTGGCTATGGGATGAGGGGTGGACTCTGTGCTTTGGTGGGTGCACGGGGGGCGTTTTGCTATATATTAAGGAAGACTGTCACacgaccagattttttttttttctgttggttttcAGTGAAGACCTGTGGAAACTTCATTGAGGTTTTGCAGACACATGAGGTAGGGGGGAAAAGATTCTTAGCTCAGGGATGAACGGGTTGGTGAATTTGGGTCTCAGGACTACTGGACAGCCATAACAAGCATCTATTTAATTTTGTCTGTGCCACTAGCTCTATGACTCTTTTGACCTCTGATTTCTGGGTTAAATTCTGATGTAGGATGCTTGCATTTTATTTAGTCAAGTCAGAAAATCCTCTTAATGCTGTGGCAACTGGTTGAGCTAAGTAGTTGAGATTCTGAGCTACCCATCCTTCCAGAAAACACAGGAGTCCAGTTAGATATGGTTTGAGGCCCAAGTATCTACTTCGAAttgcctttatatatatattatatatatataatatataatatataaacccTACACATgtgcactatatatatatatatatatatatatgaatattctttccttcctaaAGACTCAAGTTTCTGATGACCTGCCAATTTTTCCCTCCTCTGAGTTTCAATTTCCTAATTTGAAAATGTACTGGCCACTGAGCACAGTGCTGATTTCCCTATTTATCTCCTGGCTACCCCTGAAAGAAGAATTGAGAATATTATAACAGCGTTAACGTCTGTCATATGAGGAATTCAAATAGGGGATAATAGAACCAAGAGATACTGGGATgtcaaaatgagttaaaaatctCATATACATCCATATTATTTATCATGCTAAGAAGTTCAGGCTTTATTTGGAAGCCTGTGTGATCCACCTCCAGGTCTATTTTCAGACACGGTATTGACAGCTttgcatttaagaaaaattattccaGGAGCTGGGTGGAGGGAAAATTGAGACAAATCAAGGTTGAAAACATGAATCTAGGTAGGAGTAATTAAGGCAAGAAACCATCAAAgcacacattattttttcttgtgaatctctctttttttttaggtagaagttttcttacagaaaaacaaagggaaattttaTCTCCCATATTTCTCCTGTTTCAACACAGATTTCATAATCTGCTGCATCTataaaaagcaagaacaaaaaatttttaagaaactatttgGTTGTCATATACCAAGCTGACTTTTTGTCTGTTTAAATCCTCTGGTATTctgatctcaaaataattttatctattttttttttatatctgttgCCAACTCACAGTCATCTCTTTAGGGTAGATATCAGTAGCTTTCTCCATTTATGTTTTTacgtattttaatttaaaaaaattgagatttaattGGCAGTTAACATTGTGTAAGTGAAGGAGccccggtgtccatcgaaagatgaatggataaagatgtggtttatgtatacaatggaatattcctcagccattagaaacgacaaatacccaccatttgcttcaacgtggatggaactggagggtattatgctgagtgaaataagtcaatcggagaaggacaaacagtgtatgttctcattcatttggggaatataaataatagtgaaagggaatataaaggaagggagaagaaatgttgggaaatatcaggaagggagacagaacataaagactcctaactctgggaaacgaactaggggtggtggaaggggaggagggcgagtgttggaggggaatgggtgtcgggcactgaggcggacacttgacgggatgagcactgggtgttttcctgtatgttggtaaattgaacaccaataaaacttaattaaaaaaaaaagtatgtatgttGGCGTGATGCTCTGGTATATACCGGAGTCTGACCGCTGTCGCACTGCCAATTCGTCATGTACACGTGGAGGCCCCATCACCAACACCTTCACCACCAGGTGTTTTCATGCAGTGAAGGCAAGTCTCAGAAATCTGCTTCACGTGTGGACGTTTATGAGTCCGCTGGCGCCGAAGCATAGTCAAAGCTGTTCTTAGAAGCTCATGCAAgtcccaactttattttttttcttctttattattgaggtataattgacatataatgttatatgagTTTGGGGTGAACAACATAAAGACTTGGCAATTGTGAACCCTACACATGTGCACCATGAGAACGGTGGCTGCCGCCGGTCACCATTCACCGTGATTATATCGTTGATTTTAtcctctatgctgtacttttctttCCGGTGACTTATcttataactgcaagtttgtacctcttgatctcTTTCACCCAAATCTCTATACTTTATACTCTCCAATTAGAGGAAGGAATAAAAGTTTCTGTCAAAGACAAAATGTAACAAAATTCTCCCTGGAAGAAAAGCCAACCGAGTGATGGAGATCAGCTGGTGGATCCTCTGTTAGGGTGAGCACAGGAATGAATGCCTCATGGACCTATTGTGCCCTCTCGGGTTTAGGGGTGGCTTGGGTCACTGTCTTATTTTATCACTTCCTGGGAGGGTTTACGTGTACTTCTAGCCAATCCACACATCTTCATCACCTGGTTTTTCACTCTTCCCTCACCTCCCACAGATTCTCGTGTTCTGTATGCCACTAGTTCTCAACTGGAGCAATTTtactccctctcctcctctgctgaGACATTTGGTGATTTTAGAGACATTTTGGTGATCGTGACTAGGAGAGAGGTCTGTGCCATTGAcacctagtgggtagaggccagcattgctgctaaacatcctacaatgcacaggaaaGTGTCCCATGTTTCACTTCCAGCGAAGAATCATCTGGTCCAAATGTTGGTTGCGAAGACCTGTTCCGTGCTAATTAAAGAGCCATGTGGTGTGGGTACAGATATGGATAGTTGAAGCTCTTGCCAACCTGCTGTTGGGTGTAGACTGCTGATCACTCTTTCAAATGTCACCAAACCCTCCTAGAGCTTGATTTCTAGATTAATATACTCCAACTATTAACTAATCATCTTTGGATTCAGGTAAGATTAATTTGTACATACAGACATATTGCATGGCTCTGAGctcttatattttaaagtaagttaaATTTAGCATCATATTTGGCTTTATCTTTTTACTCCTTGGTTAATGATGAGGCTGGTCAAGGGAAGCCTGCACCAGCACTTCAGTGTTTCAGACACTCACAGTGAATGGTCTTACTCTTACCCACAGAGGGGATCATTCCGTCACAATTCATTTTGTGTCTCCGACATTTCACCTCAAACAATAAAAATGCCTACCTACCTAAGTTGCTTCCAACTTACTATTATAATGGATATTCCAATGCATCTTTGtacataatattttaacattcaaaatattttccttatgctCTACGGTGAAAGGCTCTAAACAGTCTCAAGAGTCTCAGTAAAAAATCGCCAAAATGTCATTTAGGGGAGTTCGTACCAACTTAAATGTCCAAATAGCAAGATTGTCCGCTTAGCTAACAGAATAGTTGATACTGTAAGAGCTCAGGGTTACTGATAAGTATTTGCAAATCAGACAGGATCACTTTATCATTTGCAAAGCAACTCACATACACATTTTACTTATGAACCTCATTTCCAGGCTGTTGAGCTGCTTGAAAAGAAAGGCCCCATCATTTAAATGCAGGTGGGGCTCTGACTGTCCGTATTTGATTCCATCTGCTGACAAGCGGCCTTGCTGAAAACATGGATCTGGAGAATCAGACAGGGGTGACTGAGTTCTATTTCTCCGATTTCCCTCCGTTTGGGAATGGCAGCCTCTTACTCTTCACTCCTCTGCTCTTTATTTATGCGTTCATTATTGTGGGAAACTTCACCATCTTCTCTGCTGTCCGGCTGGACGCCCGCCTCCACAACCCCATGTACAATCTCATCAGCGCCTTCTCCTTCCTGGAGGTCTGGTACACCACAGCCACCATCCCCAAGATGCTCTCCAACCTCATCAGTGAGAAGAAGACCATCTCTTTCATTGGCTGCCTCCTGCAGATGTATTTCTTCCACTCGCTTGGGGTCACAGAAGCCCTAGTCCTCACGGTGATGGCCATCGACAGGTACATTGCCATCTGCAACCCCCTCCGCTATGCAATCATTATGACCCCTCGGCTATGTGTTCAGCTTTCCACCGGGTCTTGCATCTTTGGCTTCCTTATGCTGCTGCCAGAGATTGTGTGGATTTCTACTCTTCCCTTCTGCGGCCCCAACCAAATCCATCAACTCTTCTGTGACTTTGAACCTGTGCTGCGCTTGGCCTGTACAGACACGTCCATGATTCTGGTTGAAGACGTGATCCATGCTATTTCCATCCTGACTTCTGTGACTGTCATCAGCCTTTCATATTTAAGAATCATCACAGTGATCCTGAGGTTTCCCTCAGGGGCAAGCCGTCAGAAGGCGTTCTCCACTTGTGCGGCCCACATTActattttcttgctgttttttgGCAGCGTGGCCCTCATGTACCTGCGCTTCTCTGTTACGTCCCCACCTCTACTGGACAAGGCCATTGCACTGATGTTTGCTGTCCTTGCCCCGCTTTTCAACCCGATAATTTATAGCCTGAGGAACAAAGACATGAAAGATGCCATCAGGAAAGTTCTCTGTTTCCGATCAATGTTCAATGTCTCTGGTAGCCAATGAGAGTTCACAGGCATCTGTTCAAATATCTCCCTCCATTTAAAATGCTAACAAATCAGTTTCTAAAATTACCACGTACACTTTTCATGTTGCTGTTTGggcatttttttccagctttctaaACTAGGAACTATTATTTGATCCGAGAGAGGAGGTCTTCTGTGATTCACCCATCGTTACATCATTTACAGAATataatgggatatttttccacTTTGGAGCTCTACATAGCGTGGTATTATCTTCTTCAAATCAAAGGAGAATATGAGGCTGaataataatcatatttatttcttacaCATTTGAAAACTCTCCTTTCCTGCTCTTTTATTCTATATTCACAATAGTCTTACATCagggtggtgttttttttttttttcagtttaaaaaattaacaagagggaatccttgggtggctcagcggtttagtaccaccttgggctcagggttgtaatcctggagtcccgggatcgagtcccacgttggcctccttgcatggagcctgcttctccctctgcctgtgtctctgcctctctctgcatgcctcatgaataaataaataaaatcttataaaaattaaaaaattaaaaattaacaagatgtGCAGCAGTGAGATGGATTTGGCCTGCATGAGAAACCCTAGTTCCTAACATTCATCCCAGAGACCTTCACCTTCCCTGGGTTGTGGTCTGACACATGACAGTGACAATGCAGCACATAGAGCCACTGGCTTCACATCTGTGTCATCCTGTTCTCATCAGCTCCTTTGTGGTTATGTTTCCCATTGCCTTAAAAATTCCAGAGCAGACATTCTTGGAACTTTGAAGATTAAATAGATGAGCTTTTTAGGCTTGAGACCAAAACAGGAAATATATGAATTATGTAAGGGTGTAtatgtgtccattttttaaattgacgtCACTATATTAAAATCCTCCATGTTGTGTTAGGTTTTAATAAAATGTCATATCCACATCACCTTGGTGTCTTTGTTCTTACTGCTTTTCTGCCCTGGATTgtttctccctgcctcctctgccttGGAACCTACTCAAAAAGCTCACACACATGCTATCCACCAGGATAAaggtctctgccttcctcccaaaCTGCACCAGTAGTTTTAGGGGCTGAGTGAAACGTCTCTGGGAAAAAGAAGTGTTGGCTCAGCTCCTGTGGGAAGCAAACCAAGGACACAGGGCAATTGTCAGTGGTTTCATAAAGAGAAGAAGTGAACCAGAAGGTGGGGGAAGACAGGAAAGTTGTCAAGAACGGAAAGTCAGTAGGATAGGGCACAAGAAACAAGTCTCGGTCAGCTCCAGCCTTGCTGCTGGATGAATTCTTGGACCCATTTGGGAGAGCTGACATGGAAGGAGAGCTGGCTGGGTcctgggggccccaggggcaTCTTTTATCCTCTTACTCCTGGAAATGCAAATTCCCTCTCATATTTTTGTGAGCTTTTAGAAACTCAAGAAAAAATTTCTGTGCAAAGAAAGTTATACAGAAGTTTGTTTggttataaaatcaaattaaatttatttgaggTAAACATTAAGGAATCTAGTTGATATTAGAGTTCCTGCTTAGAAACCTTAGTATTCTATTTATAAATCTAATAGATTTAATCATTTGCTATTAGagatgtttgataaatatttgctctGATTTATAAACTTggcaaataaatccttttaaacgACATTTAAATATGGTATACAGTATTTTTTTGAGCTCCACAATTTTCTGACTTAATTAACAATGCCTCCACAGATTTTAGAAACAAcctttataatatgaaaaaaaattataaatatggcTAGTCCtaaattctttgaaatgtttCCATACTGTGATAAACATGGtaagacttctttctttctttctttctttc
It encodes the following:
- the LOC112910112 gene encoding olfactory receptor 6K3-like, with amino-acid sequence MDLENQTGVTEFYFSDFPPFGNGSLLLFTPLLFIYAFIIVGNFTIFSAVRLDARLHNPMYNLISAFSFLEVWYTTATIPKMLSNLISEKKTISFIGCLLQMYFFHSLGVTEALVLTVMAIDRYIAICNPLRYAIIMTPRLCVQLSTGSCIFGFLMLLPEIVWISTLPFCGPNQIHQLFCDFEPVLRLACTDTSMILVEDVIHAISILTSVTVISLSYLRIITVILRFPSGASRQKAFSTCAAHITIFLLFFGSVALMYLRFSVTSPPLLDKAIALMFAVLAPLFNPIIYSLRNKDMKDAIRKVLCFRSMFNVSGSQ